GTCCTGCTTTCTAACACCACGACAGGGCCCTGCAGAAGTCTCCCCTGACTGTGCCGGGCTCCGCTCGAAGGCACAGCCACCCACACCCCTTCTTCGAGATCAGCGCGAGTTCTGAGCAGCGCCAGGAAGGTGGCCTTTTTCCAGCCAATAGGAGCGAGCCCCGCCCCGCGGAGGGGCCTATAAAAGGCAGGTCCTAGAGGAGGGTCCACACTCCACAGTCCGAGCGTCGCGGAGAGAGGATCCTCCTTGTGGGCATCGAGATGGGCTCAGAAACTGGAGGCTCAGACCCACGCAGCCCCTCCACGCGACACCCCGCGGACCAGCCGCCCTGCCATCAGAATTCCTGTAAAGCAAAGGGCTCAGGTGTAGCGGAGAAACCACTCgaagggaaagaggagacattCTCTTCCCCGTCAAGAGAGAGCCGCACCCAGAGGCAAGGTAGTGATCCCGGCAGTTCGCGCAGGGAGGCTGGAAGGAGGGTTTTTTCTTGAGATAGGTGATGGGAAATGTCACCCAGCCCTCGGGAGGTTGAGAAACATGGCAGTGATCCCCGGAACCACACTGCTGTGGTCCGCCTGGGACACTGAACAACCTCCGTCGAGAAGACCGTCCACAAAGCCGGAGCAGGGCGGGACTGCGGAGTTGTGCGGGCTTCGGGGGAGGCCACTCACCTAAACTCCTTTTTCCGCTAGGGTCAGAGCCACAGACTGATGAGGAGCATGCCCAGGAAGCTGAGCTCAAAAGAGTCGGCGGTATCTCTGGACCAGGTAGGAGCTGACTttcctggggaggagggacaggaggtGGGGTAGCTCAGTCTCCCGGTCAGGGGACTGGGAGTTCTGCGGCCCCCTTGCAGATCCCGGACTCGAGGAACAGCTGGGAACTAGTTCTGGTTGCTAGCTTTGGTcctgtgtgtccaggatggcccgGGGGTGAGGTGTCCTGCCGGAGCAGTCACAAGACTTTCTGTCCCCAGAATCGGAAGGCTGCTGCAGTCAGGAGGGCTCCAGGAAGAGGAAAATCGGTTCCAGCGATGGCACCTGTGCCGGAACAGGTGGGCTCTAGCTCTGGGCCCGGAGGGGTGCCGACAGAAAAGCGGGTCACACGTGCAGGGCGTGGGCACAGAAGGGGCTGTTGAGTTGCCCAAGCGAGTTAGCAGACTCTGCAATCCAGGGGACATCTGGGGACCCTGGATGGGCACGGCGTCGCCTCATCCCACCAAGGGAAGGGGCGGAACTGAGTAGGAGACAGGGGGAGTTCCCCCGAGGGaatggctgggggggggggtgtccctgggTGGTCTGGCTGGTAGTTCACCGCGTGCTTCCTCTGCAGGGGTCTCTCTCGCAGACAAGCGCAGTGTCACTCAGGGAAGGAGGACACGGAGGACGCCCGACGGGGATCGCGGCGGCGAGAGCGAGGAGACCGCGGGTGCCGGCCCCAGGAGACaaggggcgcggggcgcggggcgcagCGGGCGCCGCAGATACAGGTCCCCGGGAAACCGGCCGCCTCCCCTGCGCAAGAAGCTGGTGACCGCCGTGCGCGCCCTGTCTGAGGCCATCCATCAGGACATCGCCCAGGCGTGCGAGCAGCGGGAGCACTCCCCGCTGACCTGGGAGCAGCCCTCGGGGCTCGGGGAGCTCTGGGGGCCCCTGTGCGCGGCCTTGCAGACTGTCTACACCATGGCCCACCAGGCGGCCTACGTCTTCCCTGCAGAGAGCTGGCTCATGCCGGGCCCGCAGCCGAGCCCCGGAGGACTCCCGCGGGGGGCAGAGGACAAGCCTGGGGCGGCAGAGCGTGTTTGAGACACAGTGTGTCCCTGAAGGATAGAACCTGGGGTGGTCCACGGAAAGGTCCTCGAAACATGGACTCGGAATGGGGAGATAGAGGCTTAAATGTCATGTTAGGCATTTTCGTGTATTTCGAGTATCTTGGGACAGCCCAGCGTTATTTTATAATGAGAACATATACCAGGGTGTAATCCATATGTATTGTGTATTTTAACGTGTAGTGAAGGAAGCATACTTATAGCCTCCCCTTTGATCCTGGACTGAGGCCACAGGCCTAGGGTACCATTCCCTGGGGAGAGATGGCTGTATTGTTCAGTTTGATGAAATCATGGTGAAGTCACCAGGTCATTTCTGTTcccttttcagttattttatataaaacctGAGTCAAGCTATACTAATGTTATTGACTGTATGTATTTATTCTTACAGCCGGCTCATATTATACacctaattttgttttcttctattttatagatttcaAGTTGTCCTATTTATGAGaggatattaaaattaatttagtcatttttaatatattttattttatatagtttcctatttgtattttatactgGGACCATGCAGTCTTTaatcatataatgtatataactttatgtaagaaaaataaacatttttggttaTTATCTTATCTTGGTTCATAATTTCCATATCAcatgtaatgaaataaaaattaatctcaTGTATTCTCCTTATCCAGATGGAGTTTGTTTTATGGAGGGGTGGGTTAGAAGACTGCTTTCTTTTCACCTCTACTTCATTTCCACCTTGGCTTTCCTCCACCTAGcagctctttttttttggggaggggatAGTTAATTATCCCAATGAATGGGGCAATTCAATGATAATATATTACAAATCAGTTTGAACCCATGGCATGGCTTCAAATTATACAAAACAAATGCCtgcatatgtgaaaaaaaaaatcacaattgcAAGTTATATTTGGGGGTTGGGGATGCAATTACAAAAgagtcaaaaaaccaaaaattttaaatactaatacaacaaaataaaataaataaaatatctgggaatataatccaataaaatatataaaatgtatatgagaAACCatataaaatttctgaaagaTATGAAAGTCGAcatcaacaaatataaaaatcacatcaCTGTTCTTTGGTAGGAAAATTCCATATTATCAAACATCAGTCTCTAAGCTATATAAATTCAATCTGGTCCTGATACAGATACCATCAGTTACTCATTGGAGCTAGGCATGTTGTTGCAAAAAAAATCCTACagatgaaaatacaaagaaggacaggaaagaaaagtctgaaaaaggaaaaaaaatgaggataaagTTTTAGTTAAGCAAGATAAATAGGCTTCAGAGATttgtataaaattgtatatatggtCACCAACGTGCTGTGCACTTAAAAATCctttaagagggtagatctcatgttcagtgttctgaaaaacaaagaaaaaagaaaaaactaaggcTAGCTAGCTCTGTGAAACATGTTATTTCTTGAATAAGACCGATCAGTagagataaaaattcaaaaatagacCAAAGTATTTGCGAAAGTTAATAAGCAAGAAAATATTGGGGATGGCATCATTCCTACTTGGGGTTTGAGAACTTGATTATTACCACCACATAGGTAAGAAATTGAttcactggggtgcctgagtggctcagtccctaaacatctgcctttggctcaggtcatgatcccagggttctgggatcgagccctgcatccggctccctgctcagtgggaagcctgcttctccctctctcactccccctgcttgtgttccctctctccgtcaaataaataaataaataaataaaaatcttaaaaaaaatgatttactcTTCACATCCTATAACAAGGCAAAAGTCCAATGAAAAAATACAACCGCATGACCAAAAAGAACCTCTTTTCAATACAGACTCTGCCTAacaaattgaaatagaaaatacacaCTGACACCCTCCTGCTGCCAGGACAGGGGGCTCCGCGTGAAGGTCAAGGCATCCCGTATGAGAGGGAGGCAGCCAGATCCCAAGACAGAAGTCCGTGCTTCAGTGAGCTCCCCTCCCCGCTGAACTGCAAAAATCATTTCACCTGTAGCAGCGGAGAGAGGTCAGACTTGGGGAACTGAGAATTTGGttggaaaactattttttttccccagttgctACTTgccaaaaaagaattacaaattcCAAGTTAGCATCGCTTAAGTGTTTGGGAGGGACTTTCTCTTTTCCATAAGCCCTGGAGGTAGACAGTGTtcaggggaagggcaggaaatgCTGACCTGTGCAGAAGGACTGTCAGTGAAACACCCGAATTTCACTGGTTTCTCTGCTCTGCTGAGGAATTCTACCCAAAATAGAGTTCCTTCTAATATTCAGACCACTGGGATGCCCTATCATTTAAGTTATAAGCATAGAAATGAAATCAGACAAAGTGCCAGAAAAAGATTTGCAGAGTTATAATCAAAGAGAACATGCGATGATAATTTATATCAGGAATCACTGGACTTATTTGCACAAGTCAGTGCCAATTTATGTGAAAGTGCAGATGATATGGAAATTTGttaggaaaatatgctttaccAATATTGATCTCCCTAGTGGTAACAGAAAGTCTAAACAGAGCAGTATCTACCAAAGGGGAGAAGTTTATGAGAACCTCACAAATGAAAGCACCAGGATCAGatggccatttatttttttaattttttaaagactttttttttttaagattttatttatttatttgacagagagagatcacaagtaggcagagaggcaggcagagagagagagaggaggaagcaggctccctgctgagcagagagcccgatgtgggcctcgatcccaggaccctgagatcatgacctgagccgaaggcagcggcttaacccacttgagccacccaggcgccccaattttttaaagacttttaaaaaatttatttatttgacagacagagatcacaagtaggcagacaggcaggcagagagagagagagagaggaggaagcaggctccccgtggagcagagagcccaatgtggggctcgatcccaggaccctggtatcatgacctgagccgaaggcagaggctttaacccactgagccacccaggcgcccccagatggccatttatttttaagattttatttatttattcatgagagagagaggcagagggagaagcagacagagcagagagcccgacaggagacttgatcccaggaccctgggatcatgacctgagcgtaagGCAAATGTTTaccggactaagccacccaggggccccaggatctGATGGTTAAAAGGGCAGATCCTGTCATTCCTTTAACTTTCATACGACCCAGTACCCATTTAAATAGCTTTGGGTGGTTACCACATCATTCCACAGCTGCATTTTTGCTGAGTTTTCGGTAATCAGCTCTGATTGCTTTTATAATCAATTAAGACACATGAATTCACATTAATCCTTTGTCTTtcccacacacaaatacacaatttGGTCCCTGCCCACTATCGAATACTCCCCGTATCCAAGTTAGAGATTAGAGCCATAGTGCTGGACACCCTTAGTTCCcagacacacaaatacacaaacgTTACACACAGGTGCAAACTCCCACGCAAATGTACAACATACACGCAAATGCACAGTGGTatacccccacacacatacacacactcacactccaCAGGGAACTCACACTCATGCACAAATTCATCAAATGCAAGCACATAATCACATTTACACACCCTCGTCCCGACGCTCACGTTCCCAGTCCCATGTATACGATCTCATTCAAGGTCAGCATGCACGTGTGTGTCTCAATAATGTGGTCATGTGTGTAAGAATAAAGGCATCCCCTCACATTGGATGCCTGAAGATGGGGGGAAAGGGGCACTTCCAACTTGTCCACTCCGTCCATCCCTGCAACAACCCACAAAAATGATACTTGCCACATgcagtattttaaagtttttttttaatattttatttatttatttgacagagagatcacaagtaggcagagaggcaggcagagagaaaggaagagaagcaggccccctgccgagcagagagcccgatgtggggcccgatcccaggaccccgggatcgtgacctgagctgaaggcagaggatttaacccactgagccacccaggtgccccaccacatGCAGTATTTTAAAGTGCCGTGAGCATTGCCAGGGGCCAACTTGGCATGTCGCAGGGGCGTCGAAAGAGTGGGGTTCAAATGAGGACTAAGGGACCAGGGTCAGGTGGTGTGCAGACAGCATGGGAGTGTGGAGGGCACAAAACTCTTAAAGGCATGTTGTGTCATAACAAGCAATGAATGCAGATAGATACAGAAAAGCAAGGTGGGGGGAGGCTAAAATGAACCTGAGGTACTGGGTCAGAGTCAGGGACATGTGAACATATGTTTAGCTGTAGAGATGCAAGTAGACAGGTAGATAAAGAGAAAACTACACGTGCATGTGCCGACAAAGATTTCACAGGTCGGTCTGCTCAGAGGGCCTAACAGCAATGAAATGCcaggagcaaggagaaggtcCAGCACTCACCAAGCACCCACAGTCTTGTATCTAACGCTGTTCTCTAACCAAAGGCTCCTTAGAGAGATGGCGGGAAGATACAAGAGGAGCCTGGAGCATCTTGCAGTGACAAAACGTAAgagtaaggaagtgctcaaaaagcaagaaaactgggggccgcctgggtggtcAGCTGGTTCAGCGtgattaagggtctgccttcagttcaagtcatgatctcagggtcctgggattgagccccaagtcaactccctgctcaatgaggagtctgtttctccccatgcctctgccctcccccaacctgtGTGCTTCAGCGCAaactctctctcacataaataaattaaattaaaaaaaaaaaaaaaaaactgaagacataTCAAAGGGACACAGTAGCCAAACCTGAAAGGGTTCTTGTTCGGCACCCTGTCAACAGTGCTCTGATACCAACAGGATGTCCTGCAATTCCACGTAATTCTGACATTCTCCGTTAGTACAGACCCCGCAAGTTAAAGGCGAGGTCCTTCCCAAGACTAATCCCTGTCCCAAGTCACTGCCTGCTAGGGAGGTATTCCCAGACTGGGGCATCTGGCGGCTGGCTACAAATGCAAGGGCTTCCCACACTCCCCCCAGGCTGGAGATTGGCTGGGAAgattcacagaactcaggaaagtgctGTACGTCTGGTGATCCTGGATAAAGTTAATTCGTGTATCGGCACCCATAAAACAGAGGCCACCCCAGCGGCCCAACGCACATCACAGATACACCTAAGCCTGCCTGCCCCTACGTGGAACATGGGCAAGGAAACCTAACACACACCAATGACAATCCGCGGACTCCAGCTGACCCCACTGGGGGAAACAGCGCCTGCGGCTTCCCGAGGAAGTCCCTGACCTCCTCCTCAATCACACCTGGTGTCTGGATGGCCTCTTCCAAAACGTGCTCTCACCCCAAACCCTTCAGGAAGAGCGCCCCCTTGTGAGGAAGCTCTGTCCTCCCGAGATCAAAGGTGGTCTTCCTTTGAATAAAAGACAGCGAACTTGTTACTAAATGGTTTTAGTTTTGTGATTGGACATCATTTGATTATAAAGGACAGCAATAAGGAGCCACAGGAAGGCATCCACAGAGCGAGATCTGGAAGGGTTGCCCACAGAGTAGCTTCTGCTCCCCACCAAGAAATTCCCTGGAGCTTCTCCAGAGGTTTAAATTAAGGTTTCATTAAGTAGGCATGGTTGATTAAATGAGGGTCGTCTGCCGCAACCCAAGCCCCAGTCAGCCTCCTTCCACTCCCCAGAGGTTGGGCAGCTGAGTGTTTCAGTCCAACCATGCAGCTGGTCTTCCAAAGTTGTTCATTTCAGTCCTCCGTTCTAAAGCTATGTGGGGAACCAGGGGTTCCCCACCCCTACCCATAGTTGCCTCCTTAGTATAATACAGACGCTCCCACCACTCAGAAAATCTGAAAGGTTTTGGAGCTCTGAGCCCAAAACCTGAGACAAAGACCAGATGTACctgcatatatgtgcatatacacatatgtatgtattttattatacCATGGCTCTCAGTgaccaaagctggaacaatttaagcaacaaaatacGTTACATACTATTGAATTATAGCACAAAGTATAAAAGACGTATaaaggaattgaagaaacaaataaaggaGGGAGAAGTGACACAGCTTCCATACAGAAGAACGGCAAATAATATATGGGGTTACTTAGCCCTCCAGGAGGTGGAGCTTaactcaaccccccccccccaccctcaagcacttctcctctctccccccacacTACTGTGGGCTACGGTTACAGTCTCCCAAAGAACAGACTCTGGAAAGGCATGCAGAGAAATTTTACAGTGGAGAACCTGGTAAACATGCCTTAACTAACTGCTCAAGATTAACACCATGCAAGATGACTCATGTTAATTGCATGAACCTCTCAGGCCAGATACTGTGATGAGATGTGATACTCTTCTGAAAAACCCATAAACCCAATTTGCCCATGAGAAACACTTCAGACAAATTCAACTTTAGAGGCATTCTAAAACCTACAAGACCACTGCTCCTCAAACCCATCACAATCAACACAGAAGGTCTGAGAAAATGTCACAGAGCAGAAGAGCCTGGGGGAGACGGGATGACTACATGgtcctggactggatcctgatgAGAAAAATGATGCTgttaaaacaactgaaatgtaAAGAATGTCTGGAGTTTACGTAATAGTAGCACACCACTGTTGGCTCCTTGGTTTTGACAGATGAACTATGGTAAACTTAAGATGGTAACATTTGGGGTACTGGGTGACAGATATTTTGGAACTTAGTGTAATCTTTACAAGTTCTCTGCAAATCTAaagttattccaaaataaaatgtttacttttgaaaattcacaaataagagaggattatattataatttttttcaaagagtttacttatttatttgatacaagcagggacagcagcaggctgagggtgagggagaaacaggctccccgggaacctgatgtggggctccattagGACCTATGTGGAAGGcaattaagtaattaattcagtcaattcagtcaattaagcaattgactgagccacccaggcaacccatattaaaatattttttaaaagattttatttttaagtaatctctatttGCTTAAATATTAAGTAGTACTTAAATAGTAAGAAGAAATTACTTAAACAGCCCCTACTAATGtgagggcttgaactcatgatcccaagattaagagtcacatgctctactcaGGGAGCCAGTCAGACGCCCCTAAAATATTTCTATGTCTGAGTTAATATCCTTTTAGTTTTCCTTTCAAAGGTGTCCATTttgctccagtcatgatttcaAAAGCGATAAGACCCCTTGTTGAGCAAAATATATTCACCTTCTGGCTTCAAATTGCTACTCATCTACTGCCCCCAGCTTGATGAAATGCTCCTCTGTAACGTCTTGTATCCTCAAGTTGGAAAAGCAGAAGTCCATCTTGAAACATCTTTTCGCCAAAAGAGCCAACTGCCATCAAGATTTAATACAGAACAATCCACCTTCTAAACATTCCCAGAGTCTGGTCAGTCTTTTCCTACACACCCGATCTGTGTACTGgctgccccccacctgccccctttATAAAATTCAGAGGACATATCTTCCTAAGTTCCTCTTCGCCCCCTGCAGTTTACTCTTAAAATGTtgacctgaaaatattttaatatgctcGTCTTTCTCCATTAGCCTTAgcatatttcaaatgttttcaatttATCTTAGGCTATAAAGCACAATATTCGCAACACAGCCTCCAAAGccagaaataagtaaaacttgATTTTTCCCTCCAGCTTCACCCCAGGCCATTTGCATCACAAATCAGAACCATGGCTCCCATCCCTAGTTTCCAAAAAGACTACCCACTTGCTATTCCCTCTTATCCAACTGTCTTCACAATTCCAAGCTCAGGTACATCTTAGGACATTTTAATGTATCTCAATTTGAACGTTACACAGTCAAAGGCATTTCCAGTGTCCACATTATTTCAGGACTGTTCTATGGAATCTTAACTTCTCCAGTGTAACTGTTAATGAAAAGACAACTATCTAAGTACACACATGTTAATTACAGAAGAGTTCATGTACCACGCTATCGTTATTTACTATTTCATATTAGGCCAGTGTCAGTCTGTCTTGCTCACCCCTCTCTCTGCAGGGAAACTGGCTCATAATTGCTCTAAACATGCTTTCAGGTTTGGGCATATCCATGACTGAACAGGTGGAAGACAATTCATACTTCTCTGATGAGATGACGGAATTATGTATTTCTCCCACAGCAGACACAGTAGAGCTGGCGCATGCTGGGGTCATGGCTCATGAGAACAAAAGGACTAACGGTTGAAAAACAAGCAGTGATTAGGACAGCGGCATTGATCAGCCACCGCTTGgaatcactaaagaaagccaagtAAATGTAAATGATGGAGGAGAGggcataaaataataaaaaggtggTCACCAAAACAACGATGCTTCTGATGGCTCTCGTCTCAGGGGAGGGTCTGGGGGAGAGACTGTTCCTACGGATGTGTTGGACCCTCTGCTTGTGCCTGTAGAGGACGAAAACCATGGAGCTGCTGGCCAAGGTCATGAGTCCCAAACACAAACTGTCGTGGAAAGATGTCACTGTGGCGTACACTGAGCTTGCGATCTTGGCGCTATGCCACCAAGCAGGACAATATCTGAAAtctcttttctttgtaatatttttgttgCTCCATTGACCAGtcacaaaaataggaaaaaacatacTTCCCACCATATGGAGCACCCAGCACAGGGTACAGGAGAGGCCAACGTACTTGGCAGATTTCACTTTAAGCTCTGCCCACCTGGAGTTCCCGGGGTGGATGGTGACAGCCTGGCAGATACTCAGGAGGCAGGTGGAACAAATGGACATGCCTCTGGCTACTCTGTGAACATAGAGAAGGAGGTGGCACTCATGGTAAGTGGCGGAATGTTTCAGCCCTAAAGCTGCCATGGTCTCTGGGACTCCTCTCGAGAGAATGACCAGGCAGTTGGCTGCAGTCAAGTGCCCAATAATCCAATCTGTGGCTCTCAGCTTGCATCCCCTGAAGTAAAGGGACGTGCAATGATACAAGAGCGAGAAGTTCCCCAGGATTCCGACGACTATCTGGAATAGCAAGATCATTCCTATATTCAAGTCCACCGAAGCCATTCCGTCATTTTCCAGAACTCAATATTCAAATTCACAGGCAGGGGGTTCTGCATGAAGACATAAGTTTGGGGCATGAGTTTCATGACATGAAAAAGACATGAGTTTCACAGGAAATAAAATCTCCACttacctttccttctccctgaggcttaatacttaaaatatgttctcttttggtacagagatttcccagtTCGGGTGTTTCTTTTTATAGCGCTTACAGTGTGTGGGTAACTGTCGTAGCTCTACCAATTCTAATTTAATATTCACAAGCCTATGAGTAAGGAACTACTATAACTCTCATTTTATGGGCGAGGAGAATTTAACCATGGGCACTGAAATGATTCCTCTAAATAGCAGGAGGATTGGGATTTGAACGTGGGAAGCCTAGCTGCAATGACCTTAGTGTGTACTACTCTATTCTGCTATGCCAGGTGCCTAGTTATGggtgcaagcacacacacacgcacacacccttctcacattttaaatttattttactatataaacTTGGTTTGCtagtttcccatttttaaatatttctttcataacCAATATAACCAAGGAGTGAGGATTCAAAGGCCTTAATAAATCATAGGTGTACTGAATAATTTTATGAGccaatttgatttatttaatgtaGACAAATATTAGGATGGCAGCagaaaaagtaatttcatttttttcctgaacccCAAATACAATGGCACCCATAACAGAAAGTATTGCCCCAAACTACAGCTAAAATATGGGACATGAAACATATATAGTGACAAAGTATATCAGGGCAGGAAATAAATTAATCCTATAAAGATCACATCACTATTTGTGTATTATTCTAGAATAAACAAACTGAAACTTGAACAGATACTTGATTTGGAAAAGCTATTACAATATAAGACAAACATgcaaaatggcatttaaaaaatattttatttatttatttgacagagagagatcacaagtaggcagagaggcaggcagcgtgaaaggggagaagcaggcttgccgctgagcagagagaccgatgtgggacttgatcccaggacctgggatcatgacctgagctgaaggcagaggctttaatccactgagccacccaggcgccctgca
The DNA window shown above is from Mustela nigripes isolate SB6536 chromosome 17, MUSNIG.SB6536, whole genome shotgun sequence and carries:
- the LOC132005780 gene encoding vomeronasal type-1 receptor 2, which translates into the protein MASVDLNIGMILLFQIVVGILGNFSLLYHCTSLYFRGCKLRATDWIIGHLTAANCLVILSRGVPETMAALGLKHSATYHECHLLLYVHRVARGMSICSTCLLSICQAVTIHPGNSRWAELKVKSAKYVGLSCTLCWVLHMVGSMFFPIFVTGQWSNKNITKKRDFRYCPAWWHSAKIASSVYATVTSFHDSLCLGLMTLASSSMVFVLYRHKQRVQHIRRNSLSPRPSPETRAIRSIVVLVTTFLLFYALSSIIYIYLAFFSDSKRWLINAAVLITACFSTVSPFVLMSHDPSMRQLYCVCCGRNT